From Amycolatopsis sp. WQ 127309:
CGCCGAGCAGGGTGGACAAGGTCTCGGTCGCACAGCCGGACACCGAGTCGGCGATACCGCGAGCCATCCGGGTAGCCGCACCGGCGAACAAGGTCGGCGCGACGCCGGGGGCAGGGGAGTCGAGCAGCCGGCGGGCGCTTTCGAGGTCGCCGGTGCCGACCAGGGCCATCACCGCGAAGGCATCGGTGCCGCCTCGCCCCGCCGAGAGGCGCGGGCCGCCGCGGGCCGCCGAGTAGTACGGCTCGGCGCCGCGACCTGCCGGGTAGCGCGGGTCTGCGTGGCTTGCCGAGAAGTCGGAGCCGGCGCTGTGAACGGCCGGGTAACGCGGATCGGCGCGGCGACCCGCCGAGTCCGCGCCGTGAGCGGCCGAGTGGCGGGGGTCGACTCCGTAGCTTGCCGAGGAGTCCGGGCCGGCGCCGTGGCCCGTCGAGTGCCGCGGGTCGCCCCACCCCGCCGGGGAGCCGGGGCCGGGGCCCGCCGAGTACGGGTCGGCCGCGTGCTGGCCCGGCGTCTGGCCGCCGAGGGCGGCCCATTGGTACAGCTCCGCGCCGCGGGCCAGTTCGCCTCGGTGGGCCAGCACGGTGGCCGCGATCTCCGCGCCCGCCGCGCGGGTTTCGGCGTCCTGAGCACCGAGCATGCCGTCGCCGAGGCGCAATGCCGTGTCCAGGTCGCCCGACAGCGCCGCCGCGCGGGCCCAGCCCGCGGTGACCGACGCCGAACGGTCGCCCGCTTCGGCCGCGGCTTCGAAGAGCCTGGTCGCCAGGCGGGCGTCCGTCGGCAGGGCTTCGGAGGCCGCCGCGGCGAAGGCGGCCGCTGCCGACGTGCCCGTGCTGCCCGTGCCCAGCAGCGAACGCGCCAGGTCGAGCACCGGGAGGCCGTTCGCCAGCTGCAGCTCGACGAGCCGCTGCACCGTGGTCAGCCGGCGCGCCGGCGGGCCGAAGTCGCGGACGGCGGCCGAGGCCAGCGGCAGCAGCGTGTCGTCCGGGGCGAGCAGGCCCGTCGCGCGGGCGCCGTCGACGATGCCCGGCAGCTGGTCCGGCGTGCGGTCCAGCAGCACGCACAGCAGGTCGAGGTTGCGGCCCGCGCCGGCTTCCGCCGCGATCAGGTAGCGCAGGACGTCGTCGTCGAGCTCGTCGAGCTCGGGGCGGAACTCCTCCAGCCGCCCGAGCAGCGCGCGCTCGGCCAGCCGGGGCACGCCACCGCTCACCCGGTGCAGCTCGGCCGCCGCGGCCGGCTCGGCCGGGGTGCCCGTCAGCGCCTCGACCAGCCGCGCGACATCGTCGACGCCGAACGGGGCGAGCTGCAGCAACGTCCAGCCGGCCGCGACCGCGGCCGGGCGGTGCGCGACGACGATCGGGCCGTCGGCGCCCGCCAGCAGCTCTTCGAGCTGGTCGGCGTCGATCCGGTCGGCGTCGTCGACGAGCAGCGCGTCGGCGCCGGCGTCCCGGTAGGCGCGGGCGAGCGCGGCGAGCAGCACGCTCTTGCCGTAGCCGCCGGGGGCGACGACGGCGATCCGCAGCGGCGCGGCCGGGTCGGCGGCGACCTGGCGCAGCAGCTGCCGGGCCGCCGGGTGCACGGGGACGGGGTGGAGCGAGGCGGCCTGCGTGAGCAGAGTGTTCAACAGTGACCTTCACCGGAGGGGGCGCCGGAAGCGGCGCAGTGGCTCGGGGTGGATTGGCTGGGAGCCGGGGGCTGGTCGGGGCCGGCGGTGGCTTCGCGGGCGGTGATGGTGATCAGGACGGCCGAGACGGCCGCGGCGAGCACGAGGACCGCGGCGGCGAGGGGACGCCGTCGCCGGAACAGGTCCATCGGGCCGGTGCGTTCGGGGAGCTCGAACGGCGTGATCTCGACCGGCGGGCGGGGTGGCCGCTCGCCGAGCTCACCGAGCGTGTCCATCTTGGGGAGCAGGGTGGTCTCGACGGCGGGGGGTTCCTGGGCGGTGCCCCGGCCCTCGGCGCGCAGCCCGGCGAGGGCGGCCGCGCCGAGCGCGGTGGTGGCCGGCGGGACCGGTCCCGCGAACATCGGGCACGGCGGCCGGGCGGGCAGCGCGTGCGGCGGGACGTCGCCGCAGAAGACCACGCCGGCGAGGCCCCGCGGGGACGTCGACGCGGAGCCGGCGAGCGCGAACAGCGTGCTCAGCGCGGCCGCCGGGGACACGCCTTCGGCGCTCGCC
This genomic window contains:
- a CDS encoding helix-turn-helix transcriptional regulator; this encodes MNTLLTQAASLHPVPVHPAARQLLRQVAADPAAPLRIAVVAPGGYGKSVLLAALARAYRDAGADALLVDDADRIDADQLEELLAGADGPIVVAHRPAAVAAGWTLLQLAPFGVDDVARLVEALTGTPAEPAAAAELHRVSGGVPRLAERALLGRLEEFRPELDELDDDVLRYLIAAEAGAGRNLDLLCVLLDRTPDQLPGIVDGARATGLLAPDDTLLPLASAAVRDFGPPARRLTTVQRLVELQLANGLPVLDLARSLLGTGSTGTSAAAAFAAAASEALPTDARLATRLFEAAAEAGDRSASVTAGWARAAALSGDLDTALRLGDGMLGAQDAETRAAGAEIAATVLAHRGELARGAELYQWAALGGQTPGQHAADPYSAGPGPGSPAGWGDPRHSTGHGAGPDSSASYGVDPRHSAAHGADSAGRRADPRYPAVHSAGSDFSASHADPRYPAGRGAEPYYSAARGGPRLSAGRGGTDAFAVMALVGTGDLESARRLLDSPAPGVAPTLFAGAATRMARGIADSVSGCATETLSTLLGAAAMLEPALGGTLLPDSPAALAALAALHTGELALAESVLTRALDGRIGGDLLAVRHRLLLGWVAMTAGDLATAAGHRDAVAGRPLEARDEMFFTTLELGLARRSSDLVGLQRSWDRAYQASMRQQTDLFTLLPLGELVIAAARTGAHAKLAGQLERAHTLLARLGEPPLWTVSLVWHELHAAITLEDAEAAKAHLATLTSHAHCGRHPSALATAARGWLAVLSGTFAPDEISAAAAELHDLGLRWDASRLAGQAAIRTSDRKAMVQLLEAARQFQGTGVRREAGAAEPASSGTGLAALSERELEVARLVVEGLTYKQAGSKLFISSKTVEHHMARIRGKLGASDRRELLATLRELLSRPDAP